In Chelmon rostratus isolate fCheRos1 chromosome 9, fCheRos1.pri, whole genome shotgun sequence, the following proteins share a genomic window:
- the stx5a gene encoding syntaxin-5a isoform X2: MTCRDRTLEFQSACKSLQGRPNGVQPSKPALSALRQRSDFTVMAKRIGKDLSNTFAKLEKLTILAKRKSLFDDKAVEIEELTYIIKQDINSLNKQIAQLQDLVRSRGAPGGRHIQTHSNTIVVSLQSKLASISNDFKSVLEVRTENLKQQRSRREQFSQPPVSSSPLLANNFKSSVLMQDESRSLGDVAIDMDSQSNPLQLQLIDEQDSYIQSRADTMQNIESTIVELGSIFQQLAHMVKEQEETIQRIDANVEDTQLNVEAAHTEILKYFQSVSSNRWLMIKIFLVLVVFFIIFVVFFA, from the exons ATGACGTGCCGTGACCGGACCCTCGAGTTCCAGTCAGCCTGCAAATCTCTCCAGGGCAGACCG AATGGAGTGCAGCCCAGTAAACCAGCTCTCAGCGCCCTCAGGCAGCGCAGTGACTTCACAGTTATGGCCAA GAGAATTGGAAAAGACTTGAGCAATACATTTGCCAAACTGGAAAAGCTCACTATTT TGGCAAAAAGAAAATCTCTATTTGATGACAAGGCAGTGGAGATCGAGGAGCTAACGTACATCATTAAACAA GACATCAACAGTCTTAACAAACAGATAGCACAGCTGCAGGACTTGGTGAGGTCCCGTGGAGCTCCGGGTGGCCGACATATCCAAACCCACTCTAACACTATAGTGGTGTCATTACAG TCAAAACTGGCTTCAATTTCCAATGACTTCAAATCAGTCCTAGAGGTCAGAACAGAG AACCTGAAGCAGCAGCGCAGCAGGAGAGAGCAGTTCTCCCAGCctcctgtctcttcttctcctctatTGGCCAACAACTTCA AGAGCTCGGTCCTGATGCAGGATGAGTCCAGGAGTCTGGGGGATGTAGCCATCGATATGGACTCTCAGAGCAATcccctgcagctccagcttATTGATGAGCAG GACTCATACATCCAGAGTCGAGCAGACACCATGCAGAATATTGAGAGCACCATCGTGGAACTGGGCTCTATATTCCAGCAGCTGGCACACATGGTCAAGGAGCAAGAGGAGACCATCCAGAG GATCGATGCTAACGTGGAGGACACCCAGCTGAATGTGGAGGCCGCCCACACAGAGATCCTCAAATACTTTCAGTCAGTCTCCTCCAACCGCTGGCTGATGATCAAGATATTTCTCGTCCTCGTcgtcttcttcatcatctttgtcGTCTTCTTCGCTTAA
- the stx5a gene encoding syntaxin-5a isoform X1, with the protein MTCRDRTLEFQSACKSLQGRPNGVQPSKPALSALRQRSDFTVMAKRIGKDLSNTFAKLEKLTILAKRKSLFDDKAVEIEELTYIIKQDINSLNKQIAQLQDLVRSRGAPGGRHIQTHSNTIVVSLQSKLASISNDFKSVLEVRTENLKQQRSRREQFSQPPVSSSPLLANNFRSRKKGAQEPHAAREPRYDYQGNTTSNLKESSVLMQDESRSLGDVAIDMDSQSNPLQLQLIDEQDSYIQSRADTMQNIESTIVELGSIFQQLAHMVKEQEETIQRIDANVEDTQLNVEAAHTEILKYFQSVSSNRWLMIKIFLVLVVFFIIFVVFFA; encoded by the exons ATGACGTGCCGTGACCGGACCCTCGAGTTCCAGTCAGCCTGCAAATCTCTCCAGGGCAGACCG AATGGAGTGCAGCCCAGTAAACCAGCTCTCAGCGCCCTCAGGCAGCGCAGTGACTTCACAGTTATGGCCAA GAGAATTGGAAAAGACTTGAGCAATACATTTGCCAAACTGGAAAAGCTCACTATTT TGGCAAAAAGAAAATCTCTATTTGATGACAAGGCAGTGGAGATCGAGGAGCTAACGTACATCATTAAACAA GACATCAACAGTCTTAACAAACAGATAGCACAGCTGCAGGACTTGGTGAGGTCCCGTGGAGCTCCGGGTGGCCGACATATCCAAACCCACTCTAACACTATAGTGGTGTCATTACAG TCAAAACTGGCTTCAATTTCCAATGACTTCAAATCAGTCCTAGAGGTCAGAACAGAG AACCTGAAGCAGCAGCGCAGCAGGAGAGAGCAGTTCTCCCAGCctcctgtctcttcttctcctctatTGGCCAACAACTTCA ggAGCCGCAAAAAAGGGGCCCAGGAGCCGCATGCAGCTCGCGAGCCGCGCTATGACTACCAGGGCAATACAACCTCAAATTTAAAAG AGAGCTCGGTCCTGATGCAGGATGAGTCCAGGAGTCTGGGGGATGTAGCCATCGATATGGACTCTCAGAGCAATcccctgcagctccagcttATTGATGAGCAG GACTCATACATCCAGAGTCGAGCAGACACCATGCAGAATATTGAGAGCACCATCGTGGAACTGGGCTCTATATTCCAGCAGCTGGCACACATGGTCAAGGAGCAAGAGGAGACCATCCAGAG GATCGATGCTAACGTGGAGGACACCCAGCTGAATGTGGAGGCCGCCCACACAGAGATCCTCAAATACTTTCAGTCAGTCTCCTCCAACCGCTGGCTGATGATCAAGATATTTCTCGTCCTCGTcgtcttcttcatcatctttgtcGTCTTCTTCGCTTAA